AGGCACCGGCGGTGAAGATGCACAATAAGTCACCCCGCGCCACCGGCGGCAGCGGGCGATCCTTCGCCAGAAAGTCACCGCTTTCACAGATCGGCCCGACCACATCGCAAACCTCCAGCCCCTGCATGTTCATTTCCTTGGCGCGGCTGCGCGGCTCGTGCATCGGTGCCACATTCGTCGGCCAGATGAAGTGAAATGAGTCGTACAGCGTCGGTCGGACCAGGTGGTGCATGCCCGTATCGACGATGACGAACTTCTTCCGCCCGCCCATTTTGATGTATTGCACCCGTGCCAGGAGCACGCCCGCGTTGCCGGCGATGGTTCGACCCGGTTCGAGTATCACCTTGCCTCCATCGCGGTGAAAATCGCGCAGCAGGGGCACGATCTGTGATGCGTAATCAGCGGCCCCCGGAGCAGCGGACGACTCGTAGTCGGCGGCGAATCCGCCGCCGATGTCGATGGCGGTGATCTCGTGTCCCTGCGATCGAAGCTCGCGGATGAGTTCCAGAGCTTTGGTGATTGCCTGCACGTAAGGATCCGCCGAGTAGATGGGCGAGCCGATGTGAAGGTGGATCGCGTTGAGCCGCAGGTGCTTGTCTCTGCCGTATCGCTCGAAGAATCGCCGGGCACGCTCGATGTCCACGCCAAACTTGGTTTCCTTCTTGCCGGTCGTGGTCTTGGCGTGGGTACGGGCGTCGTACACGTCGGGGTTGACGCGCAGAGCTGCATTGGCGGTCGCACCCATCTGTCGCGCGATCGAGGCGATGTTTTCAAACTCAGCTTCGCTCTCGATGTTGAACCAGCCGATTTTCGCCTCGAGCGCCTCGCGGATTTCCGAGTCGGTCTTGCCCACGCCGGCATAAACGACTTTGCTCATAGGCGTGCCGGCCTGTCGGGCGCGGTACAGTTCGCCGCCGCTGACCACATCCATGCCCGCTCCGCGCGAGGCCAGCAGTTTGCAGAGGTGGATGTTGCCGCAGCTCTTGATTGAATAGCAGATGATCGGCTCAAGCTCGGCGAATGCCTTGGCGATCCGGTCGTAGTGCTCCTCCATCGTGCGGCGTGAATAGACGTACAGCGGCGTGCCGACCTGACCGGCGAGCTTGTCGAGGTTTACATCTTCGCAGTGCAGTTGACCATTTTTGTAAACAAACGCATCCATGAAGCGATCCTGAATCGGGGTGAAAGTTCGGGCAGCCAACTTCGCGGATCGGCTGTTCCCGCCGGCCTGCGAAGGGCCGGCCATCATACCGGGCGGCACCCGCGTCGGCGGTACCGCTTGTTAACTGACTATTTTACAAACTCGATTCATAAAGTCAAGTGTTGGTTAACTTATTTTCTCTGACGGTCTGCGGGCGGCTATCATGCAGGTATCGGGGAATTGCACCATGTCCAATGCCGCCGTCGAAGTCGAAACCGCTCCACCCGCTCCCGCTGAGCCTAAAGCCAAGCCCGGCAAACCCAAGCCGCGGCAGCAGCCGCCCTATCACGTGGTACTCATCGATGATGACGACCACACCTACCAGTACGTGATCGAAATGCTGCGGAAGATTTTCGGTCACCCCTACGAGAGAGGCTATCAGCTCGCCAAAGAGGTGGACAAGAAGGGCAGGGCGATCGTGCTGACGACAACCAGGGAACACGCGGAGCTCAAGCGCGATCAGATCATCGGCTACGGTCGTGATATCCGGCTGTCACGCTGCAAGGGTTCGATGACAGCGGTCATTGAGCCGGCGGAGTGAAAACCGAGCGACCAACCTTTCATTGCCGCAGCGGGCCGGCTCTCGTGTCGTGTTTTACTCGTCAGACGCAGCACGCGGAGTCAAGGATTTTTCCAGGTGCAGACGTATCGACCTTGGCTGGGGTCCAGCTCAGGCTTGGCTGTCGCCACGTGGCCATCGAAATAAAGCACGTTCGTGCGTTCCACAGGGTGACGGAACGAGTAAAAGTAGGCCGGGAATCCGCCCGTGGGATAGGTCCAGTTCGCCGCCCAGTCAATGCCGGGATCGTACAACGGGTTTTGCAATCCCAGAGACCAAGTGGGGCAATCGACAAAGAAGGAGACTTCGGACGCGGTGTAAACCTGCGTTTTGGGCCAAAAGGTTGATCCCTTGAAAGTCTTTTCACCAAAGTAGGCAGGCCCGCCCTGCACGCCGCCATACTGATCCGAGAGCATCGCCCTGTTCATCGCGTAGCTCGTCGGAGACCACGGGTTGTCGTACATCTTGACCGGCGTCCCGGAACCGTCGCCGGAAGGGGGAGCCC
This DNA window, taken from Phycisphaeraceae bacterium, encodes the following:
- a CDS encoding prepilin-type N-terminal cleavage/methylation domain-containing protein, which codes for MLSRKPSTQKVLAGPSCVDRVSRLGRYCCGFTLIELLVVISMIALLIALLLPALQGARETAQATVCKSNQRQIYISFAAYANDSNGRIPSNYPWYGQYYWQVMGNQYLGGSESYAGAMNGERYVVLKCPGEKGAPPSGDGSGTPVKMYDNPWSPTSYAMNRAMLSDQYGGVQGGPAYFGEKTFKGSTFWPKTQVYTASEVSFFVDCPTWSLGLQNPLYDPGIDWAANWTYPTGGFPAYFYSFRHPVERTNVLYFDGHVATAKPELDPSQGRYVCTWKNP
- the lysA gene encoding diaminopimelate decarboxylase, giving the protein MMAGPSQAGGNSRSAKLAARTFTPIQDRFMDAFVYKNGQLHCEDVNLDKLAGQVGTPLYVYSRRTMEEHYDRIAKAFAELEPIICYSIKSCGNIHLCKLLASRGAGMDVVSGGELYRARQAGTPMSKVVYAGVGKTDSEIREALEAKIGWFNIESEAEFENIASIARQMGATANAALRVNPDVYDARTHAKTTTGKKETKFGVDIERARRFFERYGRDKHLRLNAIHLHIGSPIYSADPYVQAITKALELIRELRSQGHEITAIDIGGGFAADYESSAAPGAADYASQIVPLLRDFHRDGGKVILEPGRTIAGNAGVLLARVQYIKMGGRKKFVIVDTGMHHLVRPTLYDSFHFIWPTNVAPMHEPRSRAKEMNMQGLEVCDVVGPICESGDFLAKDRPLPPVARGDLLCIFTAGAYGMVMASNYNAVPRPPEVLVDGSHATLIRRRETYGDLVQQELEPTAV
- a CDS encoding ATP-dependent Clp protease adaptor ClpS, yielding MSNAAVEVETAPPAPAEPKAKPGKPKPRQQPPYHVVLIDDDDHTYQYVIEMLRKIFGHPYERGYQLAKEVDKKGRAIVLTTTREHAELKRDQIIGYGRDIRLSRCKGSMTAVIEPAE